One genomic region from Anthonomus grandis grandis chromosome 1, icAntGran1.3, whole genome shotgun sequence encodes:
- the LOC126737649 gene encoding uncharacterized protein LOC126737649, whose amino-acid sequence MVVVDQSKKDLVLTLADDEETEKMEREAQRKKEGRCLAIVVVLFLIGLAVYHGIPNSATSRLSALITAGIILCLYFLWMWYAAHRRKTKQKDQELKLEKHVSSVLENLNNIKTRSSTSTPNSFKDLASRNTNILREFKQKLERPRIFRNFDRGRCKSNIEIATLHSESSSRKSSSDGDIFIRTYSIA is encoded by the exons ATGGTGGTAGTTGATCAATCGAAGAAGGACTTAGTTTTAACTTTAGCCGATGATGAAGAGACTGAAAAAATGGAACgg GAAGCTCAACGTAAAAAAGAAGGGCGCTGCCTAGCTATAGTAGTAGTGCTTTTCCTGATTGGCCTAGCGGTGTATCACGGTATACCCAACTCAGCTACAAGCAGATTATCAGCTTTAATTACTGCGGGAATCATTTTGtgcctttattttttatggatgTGGTATGCTGCACATAGaagaaaaactaaacaaaaa gatcaAGAGCTTAAACTTGAAAAGCATGTCTCATCGGTTCTAGAAaacttaaacaatataaaaacgcGATCAAGTACATCGACTCCTAATAGTTTTAAAGATTTAGCATCTCGGAATACTAATATCTTAAgagaatttaaacaaaaattagaaagaccgagaattttcagaaattttgaTAGGGGGCGTTGTAAATCTAATATTGAGATAGCAACTTTACACAGCGAATCATCGTCCAGAAAGTCTTCTAGTGATGGAGATATTTTCATTAGGACTTACTCAATAGCATAA